In Zingiber officinale cultivar Zhangliang chromosome 11B, Zo_v1.1, whole genome shotgun sequence, a single window of DNA contains:
- the LOC122033972 gene encoding protein LURP-one-related 15-like, protein MAEYGQTARHVAPAELVATGKFTVPYAVNLTLSNTGGLFSNDLYKVKDTNGDVVFKVKAAFFSSRHLLLDAKGTPLLTMKPKSFIRRGTRRVFRGESTSPNDLLFSVRKSKMFQRKDNFDVVLATSTDEAAPCDFKIIVGSKEYTIYIGETDHEIIAQMNRKTECCARDRLEITVNQNVDFAFIVSLIVILEEIKPSRRSAM, encoded by the exons ATGGCGGAATATGGGCAGACGGCGAGACATGTTGCACCTGCCGAGCTGGTGGCTACCGGGAAGTTCACCGTTCCGTACGCCGTCAATTTAACACTCTCCAACACTGGCGGTTTGTTCTCGAACGACCTTTACAAGGTCAAAGATACCAACGGCGACGTGGTGTTCAAGGTGAAAGCTGCCTTCTTCAGCAGCCGCCACCTCCTCCTCGACGCCAAAGGCACCCCTCTCCTCACCATGAAACCCAAG TCATTTATCAGGCGCGGAACACGGAGAGTATTCAGAGGAGAGAGCACCAGCCCGAACGATTTGCTGTTCAGCGTGCGAAAGTCCAAGATGTTCCAGCGGAAGGACAACTTTGATGTGGTCTTGGCCACCAGCACCGACGAAGCTGCCCCGTGTGACTTTAAGATAATTGTAGGAAGCAAGGAATACACCATTTATATTGGCGAAACTGATCATGAAATCATAGCCCAA ATGAATCGCAAGACTGAATGTTGTGCAAGGGACAGACTAGAAATAACAGTGAATCAGAACGTGGATTTCGCCTTCATTGTGTCGTTGATAGTCATCCTTGAAGAGATCAAGCCAAGTCGTCGATCAGCTATGTAA